In a single window of the Desulfonatronum thiodismutans genome:
- a CDS encoding type II secretion system F family protein, with protein MPYFDCRAMDSGGNMIRLRIEAESQGAAAAEARARGVTLISVEEAGVGGGFGAFSPTRFLPVTTKDKVLLFRMLATLVKSEVTVTQAIRILHDQTDRMNVKAVLAEVLSRVEGGSPLSDALAHHPRVFSPMMVNLIRAGEMGGILDTVFQRIADYIERRSSLRKKLMMSFFYPGIVLVVGLGVVVFMVLFVIPRFMGLIQGKLPPVTQFLMDSTAFLQDNGLNMLMGLGAGIGALAVMHAVPLTRYYLDRCKVYLPVVGPIIRLGVVVSFSRTFSLLLESRIPMVEALRATSATIPNTAVNAFLDRTVDRVMAGEPLSVTLKESWAFTPITMSMANIGEHSGLMSESMLTVAEVHERLLEDKIARMSAMVEPALILTLGGVVGLVVYGLISGMLAMYAGSM; from the coding sequence ATGCCCTATTTTGACTGCCGCGCCATGGATTCGGGCGGGAACATGATCCGGTTGCGGATCGAGGCTGAGAGCCAGGGGGCGGCGGCGGCTGAGGCGCGGGCCAGGGGGGTGACCCTGATTTCCGTGGAGGAGGCCGGGGTCGGCGGGGGTTTTGGAGCGTTCTCACCCACGCGGTTTCTGCCCGTGACCACCAAGGACAAGGTGCTCCTGTTCCGGATGCTGGCCACGCTGGTCAAGTCCGAGGTCACGGTGACCCAGGCCATCCGCATTCTGCACGACCAGACCGACCGAATGAACGTCAAGGCCGTGCTGGCCGAGGTCCTGTCCAGGGTCGAGGGGGGCTCGCCGCTTTCCGATGCCCTGGCCCACCATCCGCGGGTGTTCTCGCCCATGATGGTGAACCTGATCCGGGCCGGGGAAATGGGCGGCATTCTGGACACGGTCTTTCAGCGCATCGCCGACTATATTGAACGCCGGTCCTCCCTGCGCAAGAAGCTGATGATGTCCTTCTTCTACCCGGGCATCGTGCTGGTTGTGGGGTTGGGCGTGGTGGTGTTCATGGTTCTGTTCGTGATTCCCCGGTTCATGGGGCTGATCCAGGGCAAATTGCCGCCCGTGACCCAGTTTTTGATGGATTCCACGGCTTTTTTGCAGGACAACGGGCTGAACATGCTCATGGGGTTGGGGGCCGGGATTGGGGCCTTGGCCGTGATGCACGCCGTGCCCCTGACTCGGTATTACCTGGATCGGTGCAAGGTCTATCTGCCCGTGGTCGGTCCGATCATCCGCCTGGGCGTGGTGGTCTCTTTTTCCCGGACGTTCAGCCTGCTCCTGGAGAGCCGGATTCCCATGGTGGAAGCCCTGCGAGCCACCAGCGCGACCATCCCGAACACGGCCGTGAACGCATTTTTGGACAGGACCGTGGACCGGGTCATGGCCGGAGAGCCGCTTTCCGTCACCCTCAAGGAAAGCTGGGCCTTCACGCCCATCACCATGTCCATGGCCAATATCGGCGAGCACTCCGGACTGATGAGCGAATCCATGCTCACCGTGGCCGAGGTGCATGAAAGGCTGTTGGAGGACAAGATCGCCCGAATGAGCGCCATGGTCGAACCGGCCCTGATCCTGACCCTGGGCGGCGTGGTCGGGCTGGTGGTCTATGGACTGATTTCCGGGATGCTGGCCATGTATGCCGGATCGATGTGA
- a CDS encoding endonuclease domain-containing protein yields MKTPKIIPYNPKLKELAKKLRKNMTFPEVLIWSQLKQKKMLGYDFDRQRPINDYIVDFYCKELMLAIEIDGASHEFEEVWKRDTYRQERLESLGVRFLRFRDDQVKRDLESVMMSIQRWIEENR; encoded by the coding sequence ATGAAAACACCAAAAATAATCCCCTACAATCCCAAGCTCAAAGAACTGGCCAAAAAATTACGCAAGAATATGACCTTCCCTGAAGTGCTCATCTGGAGCCAACTCAAACAAAAAAAGATGCTTGGATATGATTTTGACCGACAGCGTCCTATCAACGACTACATCGTGGATTTTTATTGCAAGGAACTGATGCTGGCGATTGAAATTGATGGAGCGTCCCATGAGTTTGAGGAGGTCTGGAAGAGAGATACGTACCGCCAGGAAAGACTTGAATCTCTTGGCGTGCGTTTTTTACGTTTCCGCGATGACCAGGTCAAACGTGATCTCGAGAGTGTGATGATGAGTATTCAGCGTTGGATTGAGGAAAACAGGTAA
- a CDS encoding DUF4160 domain-containing protein yields MTTKRRFRNKYRLEVREDDHPPMHVHLVGGSIDVLIDLDTLTCHGSMPKGLREDVLDWIAANRNELIQEWKKWHP; encoded by the coding sequence ATGACGACGAAACGTCGATTTCGCAACAAATACCGGTTGGAAGTCCGCGAGGATGACCATCCGCCGATGCACGTCCACCTTGTCGGCGGCAGTATCGACGTACTCATCGACCTGGATACACTCACCTGCCACGGATCCATGCCGAAAGGCCTGCGGGAGGATGTTTTGGACTGGATCGCCGCCAACCGGAATGAACTGATTCAGGAGTGGAAGAAATGGCACCCATGA
- a CDS encoding peptidylprolyl isomerase, translating to MKLLFIFFISTMLVGCQEVEVSHLTGGGEKAGDTVVSERMDDAFLLAYARRMTEAKEHAGRVTPEYVLEHVRNMESLIREAHEQGFTELAEFRQAVHQFQAELLLRTLQPDLVAEIPRESITDEDVRGFFEDNIGMYALPDIYGATVFHTLDEGEAGLLGGADGRAALDAEAEALPGVEVLTLDPMPLERFPGEWAQTILSLEIGECGPVVMHEDRFAVLCLEEALTNRTQDFEQRKEYIRNDVLYSRYRQAWREAYEHLREKHGVEIDPEAAELFRERLEEGKEG from the coding sequence ATGAAATTGCTTTTCATTTTTTTTATCTCCACCATGCTGGTCGGATGCCAGGAGGTGGAGGTTTCGCATTTGACGGGCGGTGGGGAGAAAGCGGGCGATACTGTTGTCTCGGAGCGGATGGATGACGCATTTCTGTTGGCTTACGCGCGACGGATGACCGAGGCCAAGGAACACGCCGGACGGGTCACGCCGGAATATGTTTTGGAGCATGTTCGGAACATGGAATCGCTGATTCGCGAGGCTCATGAACAGGGTTTCACGGAATTGGCGGAATTTCGGCAGGCCGTGCATCAGTTTCAGGCCGAACTGCTGCTGCGTACGTTGCAGCCGGATCTGGTCGCCGAAATTCCGAGAGAGAGCATTACGGACGAGGATGTCAGGGGCTTTTTCGAGGACAATATCGGCATGTACGCCTTGCCGGACATTTATGGGGCAACCGTGTTCCACACCCTGGATGAAGGCGAGGCCGGACTCCTGGGAGGCGCGGACGGTCGCGCGGCCCTGGACGCGGAGGCTGAAGCCCTGCCGGGCGTGGAAGTGCTGACCCTGGACCCGATGCCCTTGGAACGTTTTCCGGGCGAATGGGCGCAGACCATTCTCTCTCTGGAAATCGGGGAATGCGGCCCGGTGGTGATGCACGAGGATCGCTTCGCGGTACTGTGCCTGGAAGAGGCGCTTACGAACCGAACGCAGGATTTTGAGCAGCGCAAGGAATACATCCGCAACGATGTCCTCTACTCACGCTATCGCCAGGCTTGGCGCGAAGCCTATGAACATCTGCGCGAAAAGCACGGCGTCGAGATCGACCCGGAAGCGGCGGAGCTGTTCAGGGAAAGGTTGGAAGAGGGGAAAGAAGGATGA
- a CDS encoding DUF2442 domain-containing protein, whose product MAPMKRPRLRDVQALSGYKLKITFINDQTFVVDKRESVFSKPGLAPLRDPEAFAKARIIPGEGWTVTWPDQDIQIGADTLWLDALEQSAMDENTRSFLAWRARHGLSLKDAANALGLTPRTISAYGTGSRQVPRTIVLACKGWEAEKRDES is encoded by the coding sequence ATGGCACCCATGAAACGACCGCGATTACGTGATGTCCAGGCCCTGTCTGGATACAAGCTGAAAATTACATTCATCAACGATCAAACGTTTGTTGTCGACAAACGCGAATCCGTCTTTTCCAAACCTGGCCTCGCCCCTCTGCGTGACCCCGAAGCATTTGCCAAAGCCAGAATCATTCCCGGAGAGGGCTGGACCGTGACCTGGCCCGATCAGGACATCCAGATCGGGGCGGACACGCTCTGGCTCGATGCCTTGGAGCAGTCGGCGATGGACGAAAATACCCGCTCCTTTCTCGCCTGGAGAGCCAGGCACGGCCTCTCCCTGAAGGACGCCGCCAACGCCCTCGGCCTGACTCCACGGACCATCAGCGCCTACGGCACCGGCTCCCGTCAGGTCCCCCGCACCATCGTCCTGGCCTGCAAAGGCTGGGAAGCCGAAAAGAGGGATGAAAGCTGA
- a CDS encoding TraR/DksA family transcriptional regulator gives MTHEQLASFRLSLEDLLAETTANVDRINHSIRDVVPSCADDNDRATLEAERRMLLLQADRERRLKREILLAFHRMDLGDYGFCESCGEAIDMRRLDVHPAARMCVQCMREIERGMEMDWARAGAGYGRVWG, from the coding sequence ATGACCCATGAACAATTGGCTTCGTTCCGTCTCAGCCTGGAAGATCTCCTGGCTGAAACCACGGCCAACGTGGATCGGATCAACCATTCCATCCGGGATGTCGTTCCATCCTGCGCGGATGATAATGATCGGGCCACTTTGGAGGCCGAAAGGCGCATGCTGCTCCTGCAGGCGGATCGGGAACGCCGCCTGAAACGCGAGATCCTCTTGGCTTTTCACCGCATGGATCTCGGAGACTACGGCTTCTGCGAATCCTGCGGCGAGGCCATCGACATGCGTCGCCTTGATGTTCATCCCGCGGCCAGGATGTGCGTGCAATGCATGCGGGAAATCGAACGGGGCATGGAAATGGACTGGGCTCGGGCAGGGGCGGGGTACGGCCGAGTATGGGGGTGA
- a CDS encoding GspE/PulE family protein, protein MMTRGDRFGGYLVQQGLITSENLEHVLSVQRVVQEKIGQLLIREGLLTEDQVMRALSDFTKIPLYTGNGTPTDPRVVRLIPEKMARRAGVMPLVRNEANELLLACNGPVPRAMLQNISRLVRAPVRLVLVTERQLRKIQQMAYAREFDTKIDFRTQSVNGEDLNAVVELLEKLMVRAISQNNVSDIHFEPQMDGFLVRFREDGMLRRVESLPAAMGQKLISRIKVLANLDIAERRAPQDGSFAFQPTLLKVEVEAVNLRVSILPVNYGEKAVLRLLPPHDEQILLDSLGMDEKSLTRFKSILRSPHGLILVTGPTGSGKSTTLYGALQLLRSDTTNITSLEDPVELTLRGVNQTQVDGGVRLDFASGLRSILRQDPDIIMVGEIRDTDTLRVSLRAAITGHLVLSTLHTNDAPSSFSRLLDMGGEAFLVAVSARAILAQRLVRLVCAHCKQPRPVNRAELDMLGLRDTPEGAFMIHRSLDGCDLCNHKGYSGRVGLFELLVVDEELRERIMHGATSHEIARTARAAGNYRSLLEDGVDKVKMGLTTPEEIMRVTME, encoded by the coding sequence ATGATGACTCGCGGCGACCGCTTTGGCGGCTACCTGGTCCAGCAGGGCCTGATCACCTCGGAGAACCTGGAGCATGTTCTGTCCGTACAGCGGGTGGTCCAGGAAAAAATCGGGCAGTTGTTGATCCGGGAGGGGCTGCTCACCGAGGATCAGGTCATGCGGGCCTTGTCCGACTTTACCAAGATTCCTCTGTACACCGGAAACGGGACGCCCACGGATCCCCGCGTGGTGCGACTGATCCCCGAGAAAATGGCCCGTCGGGCCGGGGTGATGCCCCTGGTGCGCAACGAGGCCAATGAACTCTTGCTGGCCTGCAACGGTCCGGTGCCCCGGGCCATGCTTCAGAACATTTCGCGTCTGGTCCGGGCTCCCGTGCGTCTGGTTCTGGTCACGGAACGGCAACTGCGCAAGATCCAGCAAATGGCCTATGCCCGGGAATTCGACACCAAGATCGACTTCCGGACCCAGTCGGTGAACGGCGAAGATCTGAACGCGGTGGTGGAACTGCTGGAGAAGCTGATGGTCCGGGCCATTTCCCAGAACAACGTGTCGGACATCCACTTCGAACCGCAGATGGACGGCTTTCTGGTCCGCTTCCGCGAGGACGGGATGCTGCGCCGGGTGGAGTCCCTGCCCGCGGCCATGGGCCAAAAGCTGATCTCCCGGATCAAGGTGCTGGCCAACTTGGACATAGCGGAGCGTCGCGCTCCCCAGGACGGCTCCTTCGCCTTCCAGCCCACGCTGTTGAAGGTCGAGGTGGAGGCCGTGAATCTGCGCGTGTCCATCCTGCCGGTGAACTACGGTGAAAAAGCGGTGCTCCGGCTTTTGCCGCCCCATGACGAACAGATCTTGCTGGACTCCCTGGGCATGGACGAAAAGAGCCTCACCAGGTTCAAGTCCATCCTGCGCTCCCCGCATGGTCTGATCCTGGTCACCGGCCCCACGGGGTCGGGGAAGTCCACGACCCTGTACGGGGCTCTGCAACTGTTGCGCTCGGATACGACGAACATCACCTCTCTGGAAGATCCGGTGGAACTGACCCTGCGCGGCGTGAACCAGACCCAGGTGGACGGCGGCGTAAGGCTGGACTTCGCCTCCGGGTTGCGGTCCATCCTGCGCCAGGACCCGGATATCATCATGGTCGGCGAGATCCGGGACACGGACACCCTGCGGGTCTCCCTGCGGGCCGCCATCACCGGCCACCTGGTCCTCTCCACCCTGCACACCAACGACGCGCCCAGCTCCTTTTCCCGGCTCCTGGACATGGGCGGTGAGGCCTTTCTGGTGGCCGTCTCGGCCCGGGCCATCCTGGCCCAGCGCCTGGTGCGCCTGGTCTGCGCCCACTGCAAACAACCCCGGCCCGTGAACCGGGCCGAACTGGACATGCTGGGCCTGCGGGACACGCCCGAGGGCGCGTTCATGATCCACCGATCGCTCGATGGATGTGATCTGTGCAACCACAAGGGCTACAGCGGCCGGGTCGGCCTGTTCGAATTGCTGGTGGTGGACGAGGAACTGCGCGAACGCATTATGCACGGCGCCACAAGCCACGAAATCGCCCGCACGGCCAGAGCCGCCGGCAACTACCGTTCCCTGCTGGAAGACGGCGTGGACAAGGTGAAAATGGGTTTGACCACGCCGGAGGAGATTATGCGGGTGACCATGGAATGA
- a CDS encoding AAA family ATPase yields MHQELLPVAQGISRHLLGKEHEVRLALACLLAKGHLLIEDIPGVGKTTLAEAMARVLGLDMQRIQFTSDLLPADILGVSVYDRKEQTFSFHPGPVFSQVILADEINRATPKTQSALLEAMEEGQVTMDGRTRALPRPFFVIATQNPLHQIGTYPLPESQLDRFLMRISLGYPDAATERKLLRIDDPRDALRAAPAMLRPERLVELQQAAQEIHVSDALLDYVQALLLTSRRSATFQTGLSPRAGRALLHGAQAWAFLEGQTMVLPEHVQAVLPAVTNHRLQSSFLTASDSTDQASEETATNPAATLLKTPLPHP; encoded by the coding sequence TTGCATCAGGAACTACTGCCCGTAGCTCAGGGCATCAGCCGCCACCTGCTGGGCAAGGAACATGAAGTCCGGCTGGCCCTGGCCTGTCTGCTGGCCAAGGGGCATTTGCTGATCGAGGACATTCCCGGGGTGGGCAAGACCACGCTGGCAGAGGCCATGGCCCGGGTCCTGGGGCTGGACATGCAGCGCATCCAGTTCACCAGCGACCTCCTACCCGCGGACATCCTCGGCGTCTCGGTCTACGACCGCAAGGAACAGACCTTCAGCTTCCACCCCGGCCCGGTCTTTTCCCAGGTCATCCTGGCCGACGAGATCAACCGGGCCACGCCCAAGACCCAAAGCGCCCTCCTGGAAGCCATGGAGGAAGGCCAGGTGACCATGGACGGCCGGACCAGGGCCTTGCCCCGTCCGTTTTTCGTCATCGCCACCCAAAACCCCCTGCACCAGATCGGCACCTATCCCTTGCCCGAGTCCCAATTGGACCGCTTCCTTATGCGCATCAGCCTGGGCTATCCGGACGCGGCCACGGAGCGTAAACTCCTGCGCATCGACGATCCCCGCGATGCCTTGCGTGCAGCCCCGGCCATGCTCAGGCCGGAACGGCTGGTGGAATTGCAACAAGCCGCCCAGGAAATCCATGTCTCCGACGCCCTTCTGGACTATGTCCAGGCCCTGCTCCTGACTTCACGCCGATCGGCGACCTTCCAGACCGGCCTCTCCCCTCGGGCAGGACGAGCCCTGCTCCACGGAGCCCAGGCCTGGGCCTTCCTGGAAGGCCAAACCATGGTCCTGCCCGAACACGTCCAGGCCGTCCTCCCCGCGGTCACCAACCACCGCCTGCAATCCTCCTTCCTCACCGCCTCCGACTCCACCGACCAAGCCTCGGAAGAAACCGCCACGAATCCCGCCGCCACCCTCCTCAAAACCCCGCTGCCCCATCCGTGA